A window of Solanum stenotomum isolate F172 chromosome 3, ASM1918654v1, whole genome shotgun sequence contains these coding sequences:
- the LOC125860823 gene encoding vacuolar protein 8 has translation MKVPENDPTNPIHSNSLLLQSLLDSIPHTQSFKGKWSLIRTKLSILQSHLSDLSTAPINAFHNPLYNDLLLALSVTLKDAFSLSSICHSANPPEGKLKTQNDIDSVSAKIDNHVRDLEVLVKNGVLQENGAVSTNITSKRETIRAESRNLITRLQIGTTESKNSVLDSLLGLLQEDDKNVLIAVAQGVVPVLVRLLDSSSSPEIKEKTVIAIAKISTVDSSKHVLIAEGLCILNNLLRVLESGSVLGKENSCIALQALGHTKENARAIGSRGGISSLLEICQTGTPNSQAMAAAVLKNLAVFEEIKENFLEEDAIMILLRLSNSGTALAQENAISCLSNLISGDTNMKLLVAREGGIESIKNFWDSAPSVQSLEALVLMLRTLASCPSIADVIVDNEFLPRIVGVLNCGVLGVRIAAANAIYDLGYNTRTRKELGEIGCIPPLVRLTEGKSVEEKEAAASALSSLMIYAGNRKIFRKEERGIVNAVQLLDPVVQNLDKRHPVSLLTSLVYSKNCRKQMVASGACVHLQKLAEMEIEGAKKLLDCLGRGKLWGVFTRH, from the coding sequence ATGAAAGTACCTGAAAACGATCCGACTAACCCCATTCACTCCAATTCCCTACTCCTTCAATCTCTTCTTGATTCTATTCCCCACACCCAAAGCTTCAAAGGCAAATGGTCTTTAATCAGAACCAAACTATCTATACTCCAGTCTCACCTTTCTGACCTTTCCACTGCCCCCATTAACGCTTTCCACAATCCCCTTTACAATGACCTACTTCTTGCGCTTTCTGTTACTCTGAAGGAcgctttttctctctcttccatTTGCCACAGTGCGAACCCGCCTGAAGGTAAACTCAAAACCCAGAATGATATCGATTCGGTTTCTGCAAAAATTGATAACCATGTAAGGGATTTGGAGGTTCTTGTTAAGAATGGGGTTCTTCAAGAAAACGGTGCTGTTTCGACGAATATTACATCGAAGAGGGAGACTATACGGGCGGAATCGAGGAATCTGATAACTCGGCTTCAGATCGGGACGACTGAGTCGAAGAACTCGGTGTTGGATTCGTTGCTTGGGTTGTTACAGGAAGATGACAAGAATGTATTGATTGCAGTAGCTCAAGGGGTTGTTCCGGTGCTTGTGCGGTTACTCGATTCCAGCTCTTCGCCGGAGATCAAGGAGAAAACAGTCATCGCCATTGCTAAAATCTCAACTGTTGATTCAAGCAAGCATGTTTTGATCGCCGAAGGTTTGTGTATTCTCAACAATCTTTTAAGGGTTCTTGAATCTGGGAGTGTTTTGGGGAAGGAAAATTCATGTATAGCTTTGCAAGCATTGGGTCATACAAAGGAGAATGCAAGAGCAATTGGGTCAAGAGGAGGAATTTCATCATTGTTAGAAATTTGCCAAACGGGAACACCCAATTCTCAAGCTATGGCAGCTGCAGTGCTAAAAAATTTAGCTGTTTTCgaagaaattaaagagaattTCCTTGAAGAAGACGCAATTATGATCCTTTTAAGGTTATCCAATTCGGGGACAGCATTAGCCCAAGAAAATGCAATTTCTTGCTTGTCTAATTTGATTTCTGGAGATACCAATATGAAACTCTTGGTAGCTAGGGAAGGTGGAATCGAAAGCATCAAGAATTTCTGGGATTCTGCTCCTTCAGTGCAGAGTCTAGAAGCCCTTGTTCTTATGCTAAGAACATTAGCTTCTTGCCCATCAATAGCTGATGTAATTGTGGACAATGAATTTTTACCTCGAATTGTCGGTGTTCTGAATTGTGGGGTTTTAGGTGTTAGGATTGCTGCAGCAAATGCAATTTATGATTTGGGATACAACACAAGAACCCGAAAAGAATTAGGCGAAATCGGGTGCATTCCACCACTGGTGAGACTCACAGAAGGTAAATCCGTGGAAGAGAAAGAAGCAGCTGCAAGTGCATTGTCAAGTTTGATGATTTACGCCGGAAATAGAAAGATTTTCAGGAAGGAAGAAAGGGGTATTGTGAATGCAGTTCAACTTTTAGATCCTGTGGTACAAAACTTAGACAAAAGACACCCTGTTTCGTTATTGACTTCGCTTGTTTACTCCAAGAATTGCCGGAAACAAATGGTGGCTTCAGGGGCTTGTGTGCATTTACAGAAGCTAGCTGAGATGGAGATTGAAGGAGCTAAAAAGCTCTTGGATTGTCTTGGTAGAGGCAAACTATGGGGAGTTTTCACCAGACATTga